One region of Catenuloplanes indicus genomic DNA includes:
- the amcB gene encoding cyclophane-forming radical SAM peptide maturase AmcB has translation MRGIATVPSYVVMQPTTLCNLDCTYCYLPFRAIDKRMPVAVAEAVAEPVNRWARDTRFSVVWHGGEPLAAGRDALAALMAPFGAEVEHHVQTNATLIDDAWCEFFTAHDMRVSVSVDGPRERNGERVTRGGRPAYDRIARGIETLRRHGIPYSALCVVGEPFPGMATELYDYFLALGCDVLGINVEEQEGVNARDNGFPAAAVTAFWAELVAAWRRDPRIHLREIELSLRYAAAVLDGTAGALLPRRLDPIPTVAYDGSVVLLSPELAGFSDPRYGDFASGNVLERGLDHILADATSTPWIGEFLAGVEACRARCPYFDFCGGAHAANRYFEHGRFDGTETNHCRNSKIRLLEGVLHHARDHQRSAAG, from the coding sequence ATGCGCGGCATCGCCACCGTCCCGTCGTATGTGGTGATGCAGCCGACGACCCTTTGCAATCTCGACTGCACCTATTGCTACCTGCCCTTCCGTGCGATCGACAAGCGCATGCCGGTCGCGGTCGCTGAGGCGGTGGCGGAGCCGGTCAACCGGTGGGCGCGGGACACCCGCTTCTCCGTCGTCTGGCACGGCGGGGAGCCGCTCGCGGCCGGGCGGGATGCGCTGGCCGCGCTGATGGCGCCGTTCGGCGCCGAGGTCGAGCATCATGTGCAGACGAACGCGACGCTGATCGACGACGCCTGGTGCGAGTTTTTCACCGCGCACGACATGCGGGTCAGCGTGAGCGTGGACGGTCCGCGCGAGCGTAACGGCGAGCGGGTCACCCGCGGTGGCCGCCCGGCGTACGACCGGATCGCCCGCGGCATCGAGACGCTGCGTCGGCACGGCATTCCGTACTCGGCGCTCTGCGTGGTCGGTGAACCGTTTCCCGGCATGGCCACTGAGCTCTACGACTACTTTCTCGCGCTGGGCTGCGACGTGCTCGGCATCAACGTCGAGGAGCAGGAGGGGGTGAACGCGCGCGACAACGGCTTCCCGGCGGCGGCCGTCACCGCGTTCTGGGCGGAGCTGGTCGCGGCCTGGCGCCGCGATCCACGCATCCACCTGCGGGAGATCGAGCTGTCGCTGCGGTACGCCGCGGCGGTGCTGGACGGCACCGCGGGCGCGCTGCTGCCGCGCCGGCTGGACCCGATTCCCACCGTCGCGTACGACGGCTCGGTCGTGCTGCTCTCGCCGGAACTGGCGGGCTTCTCCGATCCGCGGTACGGCGACTTCGCCAGCGGCAACGTGCTCGAGCGCGGGCTCGACCACATTCTCGCGGACGCGACGTCGACGCCGTGGATCGGCGAATTTCTCGCGGGCGTGGAGGCATGCCGTGCCCGATGTCCGTACTTCGACTTCTGCGGTGGCGCGCACGCGGCCAACCGATACTTCGAGCACGGGCGTTTCGACGGTACGGAGACGAACCACTGCCGCAACAGCAAGATCCGCTTACTGGAGGGAGTGCTGCACCATGCCCGAGATCACCAACGCTCGGCAGCCGGATGA